The following are encoded together in the Streptomyces sp. NBC_01465 genome:
- a CDS encoding dipeptidase, translated as MSDTPDSAVRTYIEAHRTAFLDDLADWLRIPSVSAQPDHDADVRRSADWLAAKLKETGFPTTEILDTPGAPAVYAEWPSEDPAAPTVLVYGHHDVQPAAVEDGWHTDPFEPVIEDGRMYGRGAADDKGQVFFHTLGVRAHLAATGRTTPAVNLKLLIEGEEESGSPHFRELVEAHADRLAADAVIVSDTGMWSETTPTVCTGMRGLAECEITFRGPDQDIHSGSFGGAVPNPATTAARLVAALHDADERITIPGFYDGIAELTDSERELFSELPFDEAEWLRTAKSRAPHGEKGLTTLERIWARPTAEVNGIGGGYQGPGGKTIVPSSAMVKLSFRLVAGQDPARIEQLVTDWTATQVPAGIDHTITFSAGTRPCLTPLDHPALQSVVRAMGKAFDTKIRFTREGGSGPAADLQDVLGAPVLFLGISVPSDGWHAPNEKVEIDLLLKGVETTAHLWSDLATALH; from the coding sequence ATGAGCGACACCCCGGACAGTGCCGTCCGTACGTACATCGAAGCGCACCGCACGGCCTTCCTCGACGACCTGGCCGACTGGCTGCGCATCCCGTCCGTCTCCGCCCAGCCGGACCACGACGCGGACGTACGGCGCAGCGCCGACTGGCTGGCCGCCAAGCTCAAGGAAACCGGCTTCCCCACCACGGAAATCCTCGATACGCCCGGCGCCCCCGCGGTCTACGCGGAGTGGCCCTCCGAGGACCCCGCCGCCCCCACCGTCCTGGTCTACGGACACCACGACGTGCAGCCCGCCGCCGTCGAGGACGGCTGGCACACCGACCCCTTCGAGCCGGTGATCGAGGACGGCCGGATGTACGGAAGGGGCGCCGCGGACGACAAGGGCCAGGTGTTCTTCCACACACTCGGCGTCCGCGCCCACCTCGCCGCCACCGGCCGCACGACCCCTGCCGTGAACCTCAAGCTCCTCATCGAGGGCGAGGAGGAGTCCGGCTCCCCGCACTTCCGCGAGCTGGTCGAGGCGCACGCCGACCGCCTCGCCGCCGACGCCGTGATCGTCTCCGACACCGGCATGTGGTCCGAGACGACGCCCACCGTCTGCACGGGCATGCGCGGCCTCGCCGAGTGCGAGATCACCTTCCGGGGCCCCGACCAGGACATCCACTCGGGCTCCTTCGGCGGCGCGGTCCCCAACCCCGCCACCACCGCGGCCCGCCTGGTCGCAGCGCTCCACGACGCCGACGAGCGCATCACGATCCCCGGCTTCTACGACGGGATCGCGGAGCTCACGGACAGCGAGCGCGAGCTCTTCTCGGAGCTCCCCTTCGACGAGGCCGAGTGGCTGCGTACGGCCAAGTCCCGCGCCCCGCACGGCGAGAAGGGCCTCACGACCCTGGAGCGCATCTGGGCCCGCCCGACCGCCGAGGTCAACGGCATCGGCGGCGGCTACCAGGGCCCCGGCGGCAAGACGATCGTCCCGTCCTCCGCGATGGTGAAGCTCTCGTTCCGGCTGGTCGCGGGCCAGGACCCGGCCCGTATCGAGCAGTTGGTCACGGACTGGACGGCGACGCAGGTCCCGGCCGGCATCGACCACACGATCACCTTCAGCGCGGGCACCCGCCCCTGCCTGACCCCGCTCGACCACCCGGCGCTCCAGTCGGTCGTACGGGCCATGGGCAAGGCCTTCGACACCAAGATCCGCTTCACGCGCGAGGGCGGCTCCGGCCCCGCCGCCGATCTTCAGGACGTACTCGGTGCACCCGTGCTCTTCCTGGGTATCTCCGTACCGTCGGACGGCTGGCACGCACCCAACGAGAAGGTCGAGATCGACCTGCTCCTCAAGGGCGTAGAGACCACCGCCCACCTCTGGAGCGACCTCGCCACCGCGCTCCACTGA